One segment of Gopherus flavomarginatus isolate rGopFla2 chromosome 8, rGopFla2.mat.asm, whole genome shotgun sequence DNA contains the following:
- the ATP1B4 gene encoding protein ATP1B4: MEMNATSGGAEGQRDIYHQKPENKDEEGAQHSEDEQEKHKEKMGKKTLADVIQEMKTFLWNSEKRECMGRTAQSWGLILLFYLILYMFLAGMFSFCIYGLLLTLSPYTPTYRDRVSPPGVMIRPYLHGFTIAFNVSEPSTWTPYVNSMHHFLQAYDDNIQEEKNIECPAGQYFVQDGAESEEKKACQFKRSQLQNCSGIEDPTFGYSTGQPCILLKMNRIIGYRPGYGTPVSVNCAIQKGNESALKSVDFYPGNGTFDLMYYPYYGKLTHVNYTSPLVALHFTAVKKNDFVPIQCRLNGEGIVNNVTNDRFLGRIIFTLSIGM, translated from the exons ATGGAAATGAATGCCACCTCTGGAGGCGCAGAAGGCCAGCGGGACATCTACCACCAGAAGCCG GAAAACAAGGATGAAGAGGGAGCACAGCACTCTGAAGACGAGCAGGAAAAGCACAAGGAAAAGATGGGGAAGAAAACGTTGGCAGATGTAATTCAAGAAATGAAAACTTTTCTGTGGAATTCAGAGAAGAGAGAATGTATGGGAAGAACagctcagagctggg GCTTGATCTTACTCTTTTACCTCATTTTGTATATGTTTCTGGCTGGGATGTTCTCCTTTTGCATATATGGGTTGCTGCTCACTCTGAGCCCCTACACACCTACGTACAGGGACAGAGTCTCACCACCAG GAGTAATGATTAGACCATACTTACATGGATTTACGATCGCCTTCAATGTCTCTGAACCCAGCACATGGACACCTTATGTGAACAGCATGCATCACTTCCTACAAG CTTATGATGACAACATTCAAGAGGAAAAGAACATTGAGTGCCCAGCAGGCCAATACTTTGTTCAAGACGGCGCGGAAAGCGAAGAGAAGAAAGCCTGTCAGTTCAAGCGATCACAGCTGCAGAACTGTTCTGGGATTGAGGATCCCACATTTGGCTACTCTACAGGCCAGCCATGCATCTTGTTGAAGATGAACCGG ATCATAGGCTATCGACCTGGCTATGGGACGCCTGTGAGCGTGAACTGTGCCATTCAG AAAGGCAATGAAAGTGCTCTTAAATCAGTGGACTTCTACCCAGGCAATGGAACATTTGATCTCATGTACTATCCCTACTATGGCAAGCTCACTCAC GTCAACTACACCTCCCCGCTGGTGGCTCTGCACTTCACAGCTGTGAAGAAGAATGATTTTGTCCCCATTCAGTGCAGACTGAATGGGGAAGGAATTGTGAATAATGTGACTAATGATCGTTTCCTGGGCCGAATCATCTTTACACTCAGCATCGGAATGTAG